From the Microbacterium sp. W4I4 genome, one window contains:
- a CDS encoding HNH endonuclease, with protein MRTLVLNAGYEPLTVVSFKRAMVLVMNDKASVIEHMEGDPVWSGRGAYDRPVVILLTRYVRVPSARHLPVTRRGVLRRDDHRCGYCGRTASTIDHILPRSRGGVDSWENLVACCLTCNNVKSDRTPREMGWDLRMTPRPPRGTAWSVRGAERGDPRWEPYLALAA; from the coding sequence ATGCGCACACTGGTACTGAATGCCGGATACGAACCGCTGACGGTGGTCTCGTTCAAGCGAGCGATGGTGCTCGTGATGAACGACAAGGCCAGCGTGATCGAGCATATGGAAGGGGATCCGGTCTGGTCGGGGCGCGGTGCCTACGATCGCCCGGTCGTGATCCTGCTCACCAGATATGTGCGCGTGCCGTCGGCTCGGCATCTGCCGGTGACCAGACGCGGCGTGCTGCGGCGGGACGATCACCGCTGCGGATACTGCGGCAGGACCGCCTCGACGATCGACCACATCCTGCCGCGCTCGCGAGGCGGGGTCGACAGTTGGGAGAACCTCGTCGCGTGCTGTCTGACGTGCAACAACGTCAAGAGCGACCGCACGCCGCGCGAGATGGGCTGGGATCTGCGGATGACGCCGCGCCCGCCACGAGGCACGGCTTGGAGTGTGCGCGGCGCCGAGCGCGGTGACCCACGGTGGGAACCGTATCTTGCGCTGGCTGCATAG
- a CDS encoding Lsr2 family protein codes for MRMARRIVHQLVDDIDGTLLEVGEGETVHFSVNGTAYEIDLTNSHADDLRNALAPYIEAGRRASGGTPRASAPRRRAPRNSEIGEIREWAKAQGLKVSERGRISADIMDAYRAAQ; via the coding sequence ATGCGCATGGCTCGAAGAATTGTGCATCAGCTGGTTGACGATATCGATGGCACGCTGCTGGAGGTCGGAGAAGGGGAAACCGTTCACTTCTCCGTCAACGGCACCGCCTACGAGATCGACCTGACGAATTCCCATGCGGACGACCTGCGAAATGCATTGGCGCCGTATATCGAGGCCGGGCGTCGCGCCTCCGGCGGAACTCCCCGTGCATCTGCACCTCGTCGACGCGCTCCACGCAATTCCGAGATCGGCGAGATCCGCGAATGGGCGAAGGCTCAGGGACTCAAGGTCTCCGAGCGCGGCCGCATCTCCGCCGACATCATGGACGCGTACCGCGCGGCCCAGTAG
- a CDS encoding LuxR C-terminal-related transcriptional regulator yields the protein MGTPIASAERLVADGVRELARRTRFPVAFGGLIEGGEVTVTTIVGNRTHHLDGLQVRPERGLGGRAMIELRPRMTNDYRSSQQITHDYDVFVLGEGLRTLLALPIIVSGRPRGVLYAGAWEQSQVGGVTTAPAMSVAQRIADELRIRDEVERRLRESAPEPVLAAPRREDLRESFAELRSIASSLTDDSLRERISAVERRLLGVVGPEPDVQPSPSVHLSPRELDVLACAALGSTNSEIAAQLGLREGTIKAYLGTAMSKMDASTRHAAVARARRLGLLP from the coding sequence ATGGGCACTCCGATCGCATCCGCTGAGCGCCTCGTTGCCGACGGGGTGCGCGAACTTGCGCGACGAACGCGGTTCCCCGTGGCGTTCGGCGGCCTCATCGAGGGCGGCGAGGTCACCGTGACCACCATCGTCGGCAACCGCACGCACCATCTCGACGGGCTGCAGGTGCGCCCGGAGCGGGGTCTCGGCGGGCGGGCGATGATCGAGCTGCGTCCACGCATGACCAACGACTACCGCTCCTCCCAGCAGATCACGCACGACTACGACGTGTTCGTCCTGGGTGAGGGGCTGCGCACGCTGCTGGCGCTTCCCATCATCGTCTCGGGACGTCCGCGCGGCGTGCTGTATGCCGGAGCCTGGGAGCAGTCCCAGGTGGGCGGCGTCACCACGGCACCCGCGATGAGCGTGGCGCAGCGCATCGCCGACGAGCTGCGCATCCGCGACGAGGTCGAGCGCCGACTGCGCGAGAGCGCGCCCGAGCCGGTTCTGGCCGCGCCGCGCCGCGAGGACCTGCGGGAGAGCTTCGCCGAATTGCGCAGCATCGCCTCCTCCCTCACCGATGACTCGCTGCGCGAGCGCATCTCCGCCGTCGAGCGACGGCTGCTGGGCGTCGTCGGACCGGAACCGGATGTGCAGCCCTCACCGAGCGTGCACCTGTCTCCCCGCGAACTCGACGTGCTGGCATGTGCGGCGCTGGGGTCGACGAATTCCGAGATCGCCGCGCAGCTGGGCCTGCGAGAAGGAACGATCAAGGCATATCTGGGTACCGCGATGTCCAAAATGGATGCGTCCACCAGACACGCTGCGGTGGCACGCGCACGGCGGCTGGGCCTTCTTCCCTGA
- a CDS encoding DUF485 domain-containing protein translates to MTDRIDDESGGGIDYISVEESERFQGLKRMQRSFVFPLAIFFLLWYFAYVLLAAFATEFMSQRVWGDITVGLLFGLGQFVTTFAITMWYVSFANRKLDPVATEIREELEKAQVRS, encoded by the coding sequence ATGACTGATCGGATCGACGACGAGTCCGGCGGAGGAATCGACTACATCTCGGTGGAGGAATCGGAGAGATTCCAGGGCCTGAAACGGATGCAGCGGTCATTCGTCTTTCCTCTGGCCATCTTCTTCCTGCTCTGGTATTTCGCCTATGTCCTGCTCGCGGCATTCGCCACGGAATTCATGAGTCAGCGGGTCTGGGGTGATATCACCGTCGGGCTGCTCTTCGGGCTCGGACAATTCGTGACGACCTTCGCGATCACCATGTGGTACGTGTCATTCGCCAACAGAAAGCTCGATCCGGTCGCCACCGAGATCCGTGAAGAACTCGAGAAGGCGCAGGTGCGCTCGTGA
- a CDS encoding cation acetate symporter, whose protein sequence is MVPLAAEAVKNDPVLNIAIFGAFVAVTLFIVIRASRNNKTAADYYAAGRSFSGTQNGFAIAGDYLSAASFLGICGAIAINGYDGFLYSIGFLVAWLVALLLVAELMRNTGKFTMADVLAFRLKQRPVRLAAAITTLAVCFFYLLAQMSGAGALVSLLLGIDSKVGQSLVIAVVGVLMIVYVLIGGMKGTTWVQIVKAVLLILGAIAMTIWVMALHGFNLSALLEHAVQNSPAGDKILGPGLKYGANPLDFLSLGMALVLGTAGLPHVLMRFYTVPTAKEARRSVVWAIWLIGLFYLLTLVLGYGAGALVGPETISNAPGGVNSAAPLLAQALGGPLLMGFISAVAFATILAVVAGLTITAAASFAHDIYSNVIKRGKDGKGVSDPASEVKIARRTVIVIGILAIIGGIGAQGQNIAFLVALAFAIAASANLPTILYSLFWKRFNTRGAVWSMYGGLAAAIGLIVISPVFSGSETSMIPGIDIAIFPLSNPGIISIPLGFLLGWLGTVTAKTAESRALAAEMEVRSLTGFGAEKAVEH, encoded by the coding sequence ATGGTTCCGCTGGCCGCAGAAGCGGTGAAGAACGACCCCGTCCTCAATATCGCCATCTTCGGCGCGTTCGTCGCCGTGACGCTTTTCATCGTCATCCGCGCGAGCCGCAACAACAAGACCGCCGCCGACTACTACGCAGCAGGTCGGTCGTTCTCCGGAACGCAGAACGGCTTCGCCATCGCGGGGGATTACCTCTCCGCGGCATCCTTCCTCGGCATCTGCGGTGCGATCGCGATCAACGGCTATGACGGATTTCTGTATTCGATCGGGTTCCTCGTGGCCTGGCTGGTGGCTCTCCTGCTCGTCGCCGAGCTCATGCGCAACACCGGCAAGTTCACGATGGCCGACGTGCTGGCATTCCGGCTCAAGCAGCGTCCGGTGCGGCTCGCCGCGGCGATCACGACGCTCGCGGTGTGCTTCTTCTATCTGCTCGCGCAGATGTCCGGTGCGGGCGCGCTCGTCTCGCTGCTGCTGGGCATCGACAGCAAGGTGGGCCAATCCCTCGTGATCGCCGTCGTCGGCGTGCTGATGATCGTTTACGTGCTGATCGGCGGAATGAAGGGCACGACCTGGGTGCAGATCGTCAAGGCGGTGCTGCTGATCCTCGGCGCGATCGCGATGACCATCTGGGTCATGGCGCTGCACGGCTTCAACCTGAGCGCTCTGCTGGAGCACGCCGTGCAGAATTCTCCCGCCGGTGACAAGATCCTCGGGCCGGGGCTGAAGTACGGCGCCAATCCGCTCGACTTCCTCTCCCTCGGCATGGCGCTGGTGCTGGGAACCGCGGGCCTGCCGCACGTGCTGATGCGCTTCTACACGGTGCCGACGGCCAAGGAGGCGCGTCGTTCGGTGGTCTGGGCGATCTGGCTGATCGGCCTCTTCTACCTGCTGACCCTGGTGCTCGGCTACGGCGCCGGCGCGCTGGTGGGGCCGGAGACGATCTCGAACGCACCGGGCGGTGTGAACTCCGCCGCCCCGTTGCTGGCTCAGGCGCTGGGTGGGCCGCTGCTGATGGGCTTCATCTCGGCCGTCGCGTTCGCGACGATCCTCGCGGTCGTCGCCGGACTCACCATCACCGCCGCCGCCTCGTTCGCGCACGACATCTACTCGAACGTGATCAAGCGAGGCAAGGACGGCAAGGGCGTGTCCGACCCGGCGTCCGAGGTGAAGATCGCGCGGCGCACCGTGATCGTCATCGGCATCCTCGCCATCATCGGTGGAATCGGGGCGCAGGGGCAGAACATCGCCTTCCTCGTCGCGCTGGCGTTCGCCATCGCCGCGTCCGCGAACCTGCCGACGATCCTCTACTCGCTGTTCTGGAAGCGCTTCAACACCCGCGGTGCTGTCTGGAGCATGTACGGCGGCCTGGCCGCAGCGATCGGCCTCATCGTCATCTCGCCGGTCTTCTCCGGCAGCGAGACCTCGATGATCCCGGGAATCGACATCGCGATCTTCCCGTTGAGCAACCCTGGCATCATCTCCATCCCGCTCGGGTTCCTGCTCGGCTGGTTGGGGACGGTGACGGCGAAGACCGCTGAGTCGCGCGCACTGGCCGCGGAGATGGAGGTGCGCTCGCTCACCGGTTTCGGTGCGGAGAAGGCTGTGGAGCATTAG
- a CDS encoding methylated-DNA--[protein]-cysteine S-methyltransferase: protein MSFRYDFTPTPFGDALAVFSDAGIVSFDLSEAEDTTVPWLLESVSRRLRTVPEYAPGAADELAHLLADYFDGAPMRFDERIAFDWRLIDGFALAAMRAVCEIPWGETMSYGEVAVRAGAPGAARAVGTACRLTPFSVIVPVHRVIRSDGTPGHYGAHPERKHFLLDLERDAASRS from the coding sequence ATGAGTTTTCGATACGACTTCACCCCGACGCCGTTCGGCGATGCGCTCGCCGTGTTCTCGGATGCCGGGATCGTGAGCTTCGACCTGTCCGAGGCCGAGGACACGACCGTGCCGTGGCTGCTGGAGAGCGTGAGCAGGCGACTGCGGACGGTGCCGGAGTACGCCCCCGGGGCGGCTGACGAGCTGGCGCACCTGCTGGCGGACTACTTCGACGGCGCCCCGATGCGATTCGACGAGCGGATCGCGTTCGACTGGCGCCTGATCGACGGCTTCGCTCTCGCGGCGATGCGGGCGGTGTGCGAGATCCCGTGGGGCGAGACGATGAGCTACGGAGAGGTGGCGGTGCGCGCGGGCGCCCCAGGGGCCGCGCGTGCGGTGGGGACCGCCTGCCGGCTCACACCGTTCTCCGTGATCGTGCCGGTGCACCGCGTCATCCGCTCCGACGGCACCCCGGGTCACTACGGCGCACATCCGGAGCGCAAGCACTTCCTGCTCGACCTCGAACGCGACGCCGCGTCGAGGTCGTGA
- a CDS encoding AAA family ATPase, with translation MNLGELSDSSTGVDIAHAAEARRTELRAEAADLGGASALVLFGDDPDAGIDISKAHPGSLPQFITGRSTLLSNLFRDEVGLRTARMAAERIAARSTELRTVRGIDAVRLAVGIARWRVGGVDFSAPVLLRPLAIRRHHSDFELKLQGAFEVNPELVRAARDHFGLTLDPAGLAALAYDGGIFKPQPVIDQLRALTSSIDTFAVHPRLVVSTFADVAGAMVRDMVNLDHPVLNALGGHIDDREQVTARREQPAVSAADDRAPASETLLLDADAEQEEVLARIAAGHSLVVSTLPGTGGTQTVINALGAMVRAGRRVLVVSTRRSTLDGVRHRLAGIGLDGLAVSPVSVRRDLITSIARSEKAGQPKATEVDEALVRLRTVLRDYRRALTQPVGRTGASVLDATRQLTRMALLPSPPSTGARLSMQTLEGLAGDRTEAAQALTRAAKLGEFRFGPDDSPWYGVSFDSTEAAQKTHALAGELHGTSVPSLLERGYALIAQTRMRPFATIDELGEYLQLLKGVRDSLDRFSPTVFERPLGELIQAHGSRRDAPGMSAANRRRLKRLAREYVRPGAQVSEMHESLLRIQAQRAKWQRYVDAGVAPQVPLGLSDVHVAWQRVSAELAELDAALGRKEPLSALPVARLVRTLSGLAARSAVFDNLVERTRLRDTLTGMGLRPLLSDLSVRHVPEERVSDELEFAWWQSLLERALQDDRSLLGANTSVVDRLERDFRLVDEAHTAMAGPLLSWNLANQWRIAIVDEPEQASHLRRALKQGDATTAEIISAAPDLTRVLAPVWIASPYQVPEIPDSVEFDAVLLVDAAAVNLAEAAPAIRRARQIVAFGDPVTQRPTPFTVATLPDAEWEAEVPFDDVSVFERLADLFPVMTLTHSYRAGGEDLAELINDAFYGGEIVSLPWAGSYLGRGSLTVDYVEGGVGNPDPESGAVESPDAEVARVVTLVVEHAINRPAESLMVVTASRRHAERVRAAVASAFSGRSDVAEFVGRDTAEPFAVLTLEESVAESRDRVIFSLGFGLTRHGRVLSDFGDLSQDDGERLLTVGMTRARRSMVIVSCIRPSAFDEGRLEYGASTLMSILGGLAARSRDARLEDLADPLTLALARELRRLGAAVDVDYRGLLPLVAQHDGRAVVIESDPESRDESLRESLRLRPQVLRRLGWHYVRVHAFDLYSDPATVARRIATVLGIEEGAVRADNDTQPLDFDE, from the coding sequence ATGAACCTCGGAGAGCTCAGCGACTCATCGACGGGAGTCGACATCGCCCATGCTGCCGAAGCGCGGCGCACCGAGCTGCGCGCCGAGGCCGCTGATCTGGGCGGCGCGTCTGCGCTGGTGCTCTTCGGGGACGACCCTGACGCGGGCATCGACATCTCCAAGGCGCACCCGGGGAGTCTGCCGCAGTTCATCACCGGCCGCTCCACGCTGCTGTCCAATCTGTTCCGCGATGAGGTGGGGCTGCGCACCGCGCGGATGGCAGCCGAGCGCATCGCCGCCCGCAGCACCGAGCTGCGTACGGTCCGCGGCATCGACGCCGTGCGCCTGGCCGTCGGGATCGCGCGCTGGCGCGTCGGCGGTGTCGACTTCTCCGCGCCGGTGCTGCTGCGCCCGCTGGCGATCCGTCGCCATCATTCCGACTTCGAGCTGAAGCTGCAGGGCGCCTTCGAGGTGAACCCCGAACTGGTGCGCGCCGCACGCGACCACTTCGGCCTCACCCTCGATCCCGCGGGGCTCGCCGCGCTGGCCTACGACGGCGGCATCTTCAAGCCGCAGCCGGTCATCGATCAGCTCCGAGCGCTCACGAGCTCGATCGACACGTTCGCGGTGCACCCGCGCCTGGTCGTCTCGACCTTCGCGGACGTCGCCGGCGCCATGGTGCGCGACATGGTGAACCTCGATCACCCGGTGCTCAACGCACTGGGCGGCCATATCGACGACCGCGAGCAGGTGACCGCGCGGCGCGAGCAGCCCGCCGTCAGTGCGGCGGACGATCGCGCTCCGGCGTCGGAGACGCTTCTGCTCGATGCGGATGCCGAGCAGGAGGAGGTGCTGGCGCGGATCGCGGCCGGGCACTCGCTGGTCGTGTCCACCCTGCCGGGGACGGGCGGCACGCAGACGGTGATCAATGCACTCGGCGCGATGGTGCGCGCCGGCCGTCGTGTGCTGGTCGTGTCGACACGGCGCTCCACGCTCGACGGCGTCCGCCACCGTCTGGCCGGCATCGGGCTCGACGGACTCGCGGTGTCGCCGGTCAGCGTGCGACGCGACCTGATCACCTCCATCGCCCGCAGCGAGAAGGCCGGACAGCCCAAGGCCACCGAGGTCGACGAGGCGCTGGTGCGGCTGCGCACCGTGCTGCGCGACTACCGTCGCGCGCTCACCCAGCCGGTCGGACGCACGGGGGCATCCGTCCTCGACGCGACGCGGCAGCTGACGCGCATGGCGCTTCTGCCCTCTCCGCCGTCGACAGGGGCGCGGCTGTCGATGCAGACCCTGGAGGGACTCGCCGGAGACCGCACCGAGGCCGCACAGGCGCTGACCCGTGCGGCCAAGCTGGGGGAATTCCGCTTCGGTCCCGACGATTCGCCCTGGTACGGTGTCAGCTTCGACAGCACCGAGGCCGCCCAGAAGACGCACGCGCTCGCCGGTGAGCTGCACGGCACATCGGTGCCGTCGCTGCTCGAGCGCGGGTACGCGCTGATCGCGCAGACCCGCATGCGGCCGTTCGCGACCATCGACGAGCTCGGTGAGTACCTGCAGCTGCTGAAGGGCGTGCGCGACTCGCTCGACCGCTTCAGCCCGACCGTCTTCGAGCGTCCGCTGGGCGAGTTGATCCAAGCCCACGGATCCCGTCGCGATGCCCCAGGGATGTCGGCCGCCAACCGCCGCCGGCTCAAGCGTCTCGCCCGGGAGTACGTGCGCCCCGGTGCTCAGGTCTCAGAGATGCACGAGTCCCTGCTGCGCATCCAGGCCCAGCGTGCGAAGTGGCAGCGCTACGTCGACGCCGGCGTCGCACCGCAGGTGCCGCTCGGCCTGTCCGACGTGCATGTCGCCTGGCAGCGGGTCTCGGCAGAGCTCGCCGAGCTGGATGCCGCACTGGGCCGCAAGGAGCCGCTGAGCGCGCTGCCCGTCGCCAGGCTGGTGCGCACGCTGTCGGGGCTCGCCGCCCGCTCCGCCGTCTTCGACAACCTCGTCGAGCGCACCCGGCTGCGCGACACCCTCACCGGGATGGGTCTGCGTCCGCTGCTGTCCGACCTGTCGGTGCGCCATGTGCCGGAGGAGCGCGTCTCTGACGAGCTGGAGTTCGCCTGGTGGCAGTCGCTCCTCGAGCGTGCGCTGCAGGACGACCGCTCGCTGCTCGGCGCGAACACTTCGGTGGTCGATCGCCTCGAGCGCGACTTCCGCCTGGTCGACGAGGCGCACACGGCCATGGCCGGCCCGCTGCTGTCCTGGAACCTGGCGAACCAGTGGCGCATCGCGATCGTCGACGAGCCCGAGCAGGCGAGTCACCTGCGCCGTGCGCTCAAGCAGGGCGATGCGACCACGGCCGAGATCATCTCGGCCGCTCCCGACCTCACGCGCGTGCTGGCGCCGGTCTGGATCGCCTCGCCCTATCAGGTGCCCGAGATCCCGGATTCCGTCGAGTTCGATGCTGTGCTGCTCGTGGATGCCGCCGCGGTGAACCTCGCCGAGGCCGCACCCGCCATCCGTCGGGCCCGGCAGATCGTCGCGTTCGGCGACCCGGTCACGCAGCGTCCGACTCCGTTCACCGTCGCCACTCTGCCGGATGCCGAGTGGGAGGCGGAGGTGCCCTTCGACGACGTGTCGGTGTTCGAGCGCCTCGCCGATCTGTTCCCCGTGATGACGCTGACGCACAGCTACCGGGCCGGGGGAGAGGACCTCGCCGAGCTCATCAACGATGCCTTCTACGGCGGCGAGATCGTCTCTCTCCCGTGGGCGGGCTCCTACCTCGGCCGCGGCAGTCTGACCGTCGACTACGTCGAGGGCGGTGTCGGCAATCCCGACCCCGAGTCCGGTGCGGTGGAGAGTCCGGATGCCGAGGTCGCGCGCGTCGTGACGCTCGTCGTCGAGCATGCGATCAACCGCCCGGCGGAGTCGCTCATGGTCGTCACCGCCAGCAGGCGGCACGCCGAGCGGGTGCGCGCGGCTGTGGCATCCGCCTTCTCCGGACGATCCGACGTGGCCGAGTTCGTCGGCCGTGACACCGCCGAGCCGTTCGCCGTGCTCACCCTCGAGGAATCGGTGGCGGAGAGCCGCGACCGCGTGATCTTCTCGCTGGGGTTCGGCCTGACCAGGCACGGACGCGTGCTCAGCGATTTCGGCGACCTGTCGCAGGACGACGGCGAGCGGCTGCTCACGGTCGGCATGACCCGTGCCCGCCGCTCGATGGTGATCGTGTCCTGCATCCGACCGTCCGCGTTCGATGAGGGCCGTCTCGAGTACGGGGCGTCCACCCTCATGTCGATCCTCGGAGGTCTCGCCGCCCGCAGTCGCGACGCGCGCCTCGAGGATCTCGCCGACCCCCTGACCCTCGCTCTCGCCCGCGAGCTGCGGCGACTGGGTGCGGCGGTCGACGTCGACTACCGCGGGCTGCTGCCGCTGGTCGCGCAGCACGACGGACGTGCGGTCGTGATCGAGTCCGATCCGGAGTCGCGCGATGAGTCCCTGCGGGAGAGCCTGCGCCTGCGCCCGCAGGTGCTGCGCAGACTCGGGTGGCACTATGTGCGTGTGCACGCCTTCGATCTCTACAGCGACCCTGCGACGGTCGCCCGTCGCATCGCCACGGTCCTCGGGATCGAGGAGGGCGCGGTTCGCGCGGACAACGACACGCAGCCGCTCGACTTCGATGAGTGA
- the mscL gene encoding large conductance mechanosensitive channel protein MscL has translation MIQGFKEFITKGNVIDLAVAVVIGAAFAAVVNAFVEAVVNPLLGAFVPSGDLGKWTIDFPGLFADVHLGIGAIISALITFLATALVVYVALVLPMNKYKERQAAKNPAVEEETLPSEQELLIEIRDALRKNNAV, from the coding sequence ATGATCCAGGGATTCAAGGAATTCATCACCAAGGGGAACGTCATCGACCTCGCCGTGGCGGTCGTCATCGGCGCGGCATTCGCCGCGGTCGTGAACGCGTTCGTCGAGGCCGTCGTCAACCCGCTTCTGGGCGCTTTCGTGCCGAGCGGCGATCTGGGGAAGTGGACGATCGACTTCCCGGGACTCTTCGCAGACGTCCACCTGGGCATCGGTGCGATCATCTCGGCCCTCATCACGTTCCTGGCCACTGCGCTCGTCGTGTACGTGGCGCTGGTTCTGCCGATGAACAAGTACAAGGAGCGTCAGGCCGCGAAGAACCCGGCTGTCGAGGAGGAGACCCTGCCCAGCGAGCAGGAGCTGCTCATCGAGATCCGCGACGCGCTGCGCAAGAACAACGCAGTCTGA
- a CDS encoding FmdB family zinc ribbon protein → MPTYAYACTACEHRFDAVQSFSEDSLTICPECGGALRKQYGTVGVTFNGSGFYRTDSRRNTGETKKDPASSKPDTSTSSTPAPAKSTTSA, encoded by the coding sequence ATGCCCACCTACGCCTACGCCTGCACGGCGTGCGAGCACCGCTTCGATGCCGTGCAGAGCTTCTCCGAGGACTCCCTCACGATCTGCCCGGAGTGCGGCGGGGCGCTGCGCAAGCAGTATGGAACGGTCGGAGTCACCTTCAACGGGTCGGGCTTCTATCGCACCGACTCGCGACGAAATACTGGTGAGACGAAGAAGGATCCGGCATCATCTAAACCGGACACCTCGACAAGCTCCACCCCGGCGCCTGCGAAGTCCACGACCTCAGCCTGA
- a CDS encoding 5-formyltetrahydrofolate cyclo-ligase produces the protein MSSEAEQQKRALRAELRERRQLLSDAQREAAASGIAAQLDALVEEHGARSVSCFLSTTTEPDTRGFVRDAVARGIRVLLPITRADGLLDWAVADDTEEISEGLYGLPEPTGEVLGPIAVNDVDLMIIPAAAIDRTGTRLGWGRGYFDKTIGSMEKCPPVYAVIYDSEVLDSLPREVHDQPVDGIVTPTQTITLSPARN, from the coding sequence ATGTCGAGCGAAGCAGAGCAGCAGAAGCGGGCCCTGCGGGCAGAGCTCCGCGAGCGCAGGCAGCTGCTCTCGGATGCGCAGCGGGAGGCCGCCGCATCCGGCATAGCCGCCCAGCTCGACGCTCTTGTGGAGGAGCACGGGGCCCGTTCGGTCTCCTGCTTCCTGTCGACCACGACCGAGCCGGACACGCGGGGCTTCGTCCGCGATGCGGTGGCACGCGGCATCCGGGTGCTGCTTCCCATCACCCGGGCGGACGGACTGCTGGACTGGGCGGTCGCCGACGACACCGAGGAGATCTCCGAGGGCCTGTACGGACTTCCGGAGCCCACCGGCGAGGTGCTCGGCCCGATCGCGGTGAACGACGTCGATCTGATGATCATCCCGGCGGCGGCGATCGACCGCACCGGCACGCGCCTGGGCTGGGGGCGCGGCTACTTCGACAAGACCATCGGCTCGATGGAGAAGTGCCCTCCCGTCTACGCCGTGATCTATGATTCGGAAGTACTCGATTCGCTGCCGCGCGAGGTCCACGACCAGCCGGTCGATGGCATCGTCACCCCGACGCAGACCATCACGCTGTCGCCCGCGCGGAACTGA
- the galU gene encoding UTP--glucose-1-phosphate uridylyltransferase GalU, protein MKKMKAVIPAAGLGTRFLPATKAMPKEMLPVVDKPAIQYVVEEAVSAGIDDILVIIGRNKNAISDHFDSVPELEVRLRQKGDKGRLERVTKSSDLADIHFVRQGEPKGLGHAVLRARTHVGDSSFAVLLGDDLIDERDSLLIEMIAAHERTGAAVVALMEVDAEHIHMYGVAAVDGVHVDDGDSVKVTALVEKPNAEDAPSNLAVIGRYVLPQHIFEVLERTQPGKGGEIQLTDALQELAADPDGPGVVGVVFRGRRYDTGDRADYIKAIVQLAVDRDDLGPDLRPWLKDFAAGL, encoded by the coding sequence ATGAAGAAGATGAAGGCGGTCATTCCCGCGGCAGGGCTGGGGACGCGCTTTCTGCCTGCGACGAAGGCGATGCCGAAGGAGATGCTCCCGGTCGTCGACAAGCCGGCCATCCAGTACGTCGTCGAGGAAGCGGTCAGCGCCGGCATCGACGACATCCTCGTCATCATCGGACGCAACAAGAACGCCATCTCCGATCACTTCGACTCGGTCCCCGAGCTCGAGGTGCGGCTGCGGCAGAAGGGCGACAAGGGCCGCCTGGAGCGCGTGACGAAGTCGAGCGATCTCGCCGACATCCACTTCGTCCGCCAGGGCGAGCCCAAGGGCCTCGGTCACGCGGTGCTGCGAGCCAGGACGCACGTGGGTGACAGCTCCTTCGCCGTCCTCCTGGGGGATGACCTCATCGACGAGCGCGACTCGCTGCTCATCGAGATGATCGCCGCGCACGAGCGCACCGGCGCCGCTGTCGTCGCGCTGATGGAGGTGGACGCCGAGCACATCCACATGTACGGGGTCGCCGCGGTCGACGGCGTGCATGTCGACGACGGAGACAGCGTGAAGGTCACCGCGCTGGTCGAGAAGCCGAACGCCGAGGACGCTCCGTCGAACCTCGCCGTGATCGGACGCTACGTGCTGCCGCAGCACATCTTCGAGGTCCTCGAGCGGACGCAGCCGGGCAAGGGCGGGGAGATCCAGCTGACGGACGCTCTGCAGGAGCTCGCCGCGGACCCCGACGGTCCCGGCGTCGTGGGCGTGGTCTTCCGCGGGCGCCGGTACGACACCGGCGATCGTGCCGACTACATCAAGGCCATCGTCCAGCTCGCCGTGGATCGCGACGACCTCGGCCCGGATCTGCGTCCGTGGCTGAAGGACTTCGCCGCCGGCCTGTAG
- a CDS encoding GNAT family N-acetyltransferase, whose product MHHGPVGLRLIRPRDARTLQRELLTNRAWLQPWEATIPGGASSFDMRVSIRRLLQQHRDGTGHPFVMEYDGEIAGQLNIWGVSRGSLCSATIGYWVSERFAGRGITTTAVAMATDAAFDQLGLHRMEICIRPENQASLRVVRKLGFRYEGLRRRFIHIDGDWRDHHAFALTREDVPGGVLNRWVQGLVPPDAGAVPGES is encoded by the coding sequence ATGCATCACGGGCCGGTCGGCCTGCGCCTGATCCGCCCGCGCGATGCGCGAACGCTGCAGCGGGAGCTGTTGACGAACCGCGCCTGGCTGCAGCCGTGGGAGGCGACCATCCCCGGGGGCGCCTCGTCCTTCGACATGCGGGTCAGCATCCGTCGCCTTCTGCAGCAGCACCGGGACGGCACCGGGCATCCCTTCGTGATGGAGTACGACGGCGAGATCGCCGGTCAGCTCAACATCTGGGGAGTCTCCCGCGGATCGCTGTGCTCGGCGACGATCGGGTACTGGGTGAGCGAGCGCTTCGCGGGACGAGGCATCACCACCACCGCCGTGGCGATGGCCACCGATGCCGCGTTCGACCAGCTGGGCCTGCACCGCATGGAGATCTGCATCCGCCCCGAGAATCAGGCCAGCCTGCGCGTGGTCCGCAAGCTCGGGTTCCGATACGAGGGGCTGCGGCGGCGCTTCATCCACATCGACGGGGACTGGCGCGATCACCACGCCTTCGCGCTCACGCGCGAGGACGTGCCGGGCGGAGTGCTGAACCGCTGGGTGCAGGGACTGGTGCCTCCCGACGCCGGCGCCGTGCCCGGGGAGTCCTGA